A section of the Thunnus albacares chromosome 6, fThuAlb1.1, whole genome shotgun sequence genome encodes:
- the LOC122984268 gene encoding extracellular calcium-sensing receptor-like: MGWITIILLTLLATTKSENQTCRVIGQTGFMEFSKEGDLIIGGVFSMTSTRTVVDNDYQAIPYAYCKKWNDRELKFARTLIFTVEEINRDTKLLPGVSLGYRLYNGCGSENLIRAAVEAVNGEDSKGCKGQIQALLGHSSSGVSEDINHILSPLSIPQVSYLSTCACLSDKKLYPTFFRTVPSDRFQVIGLVQLMKYFDWRWVGVIYSMGSMYSERGTAEFVEEAIKEGICVEYRLPYTKTSEKKINTIVETVRQSSSKVVLLFMSLSYTKSILSKMENYNITGKQWIGTESWITQQDLASVKRKSILQGAMGFALPLASIPGLGEFLLDLKPSDEPQSAIIKSFWEKFFDCSFSPSNTSTMCTGTEDLKTVSSDYTDVTNFRAENNVYKAVYLVAYALQALLQCKAGSNPTTGKPCVSKNEVQPKLVLEHIQYVNFTTQNGAKVSFDENGDSVAQYDLVNWQMKEDGSVEIVNVGRYDTSFPDGKKFKLKDDTKIVWGGNNDEVPRSVCREPCPPGTRKAINKRKPVCCFDCFKCPEGTISNQTNSPDCLICPPEFWPNEKRDQCLPKPTEYLSYKEIMGAILTGFSCVGVFLSLLTSIIFLTHKETPIVKANNSELSFLLLFSLKLCFLCSLTFIGRPTEWSCMLRHTAFGIIFVLCISCVLGKTVVVLMAFRATLPGSNVMKWFGPLQQRFSVLIFTLIQVLICILWLSTNPPFPKMNMKYYKEKIILECALGSAVGFWAVLGYIGILALLCFILAFLARKLPDSFNEAKLITFSMLIFCAVWITFIPAYVSSPGKFTVAVEIFAILSSSFGLLICIFVPKCYIIIFKPERNSKKHLMGKIPPRTL; the protein is encoded by the exons ATGGGTTGGATCACTATCATCTTACTCACTCTGCTGGCAACAACAAAGTCAGAAAATCAAACATGCAGAGTGATTGGGCAGACAGGGTTCATGGAATTTTCTAAAGAAGGTGATCTTATTATAGGAGGGGTTTTCTCTATGACTAGTACACGTACAGTGGTAGATAATGACTACCAGGCAATTCCATATGCATACTGcaaaaa GTGGAATGACAGGGAATTGAAGTTTGCTCGAACTTTAATTTTCACGGTGGAGGAGATCAATAGAGATACTAAGCTCCTTCCAGGAGTGAGTCTGGGCTACAGGCTCTACAATGGCTGTGGGAGTGAAAACCTGATACGAGCAGCTGTTGAGGCTGTAAATGGAGAGGATTCAAAGGGCTGCAAGGGTCAGATCCAGGCTCTTTTAGGCCATTCATCCTCTGGAGTAAGTGAAGACATAAACCACATACTAAGCCCGCTATCCATTCCACAG GTAAGCTACCTTTCAACCTGTGCTTGTCTGAGTGACAAGAAACTTTACCCCACCTTCTTCAGAACTGTGCCAAGTGACCGTTTCCAAGTCATAGGCCTGGTGCAGcttatgaaatattttgactGGCGCTGGGTGGGGGTTATTTATTCAATGGGAAGCATGTACTCAGAGAGAGGTACAGCCGAATTTGTAGAGGAAGCAATTAAAGAGGGAATATGTGTTGAATACAGATTGCCTTACACAAAGACATCTGAAAAGAAGATTAATACTATTGTAGAGACAGTAAGGCAATCCTCTTCAAAAGTAGTCCTGTTGTTCATGTCCTTGTCTTACACCAAATCAATCTTGTCAAAAATGGAGAATTATAACATAACTGGAAAGCAGTGGATTGGCACTGAGTCTTGGATCACACAACAAGACCTGGCTTCTGTCAAGAGAAAGAGCATTTTACAGGGAGCGATGGGCTTTGCCCTCCCCCTGGCATCCATTCCAGGTCTCGGTGAATTCTTACTCGACTTGAAACCATCTGATGAACCACAGAGTGCAATAATTAAATCTTTCTGGGAGAAGTTTTTTGATTGCAGCTTCTCTCCATCAAACACCTCTACTATGTGTACTGGCACAGAAGATCTGAAGACAGTTTCTAGTGACTACACAGATGTGACAAATTTCAGGGCTGAGAATAATGTGTACAAAGCTGTGTACTTGGTGGCATATGCCCTTCAAGCGCTACTGCAATGTAAAGCTGGCTCAAATCCCACCACAGGAAAGCCCTGTGTGAGCAAGAATGAAGTTCAGCCTAAGCTA GTGTTGGAACACATTCAGTATGTGaatttcacaacacaaaatggAGCCAAAGTGTCCTTTGATGAAAATGGAGACTCAGTTGCCCAGTATGACTTAGTTAACTGGCAGATGAAAGAAGATGGCTCTGTTGAGATTGTAAATGTTGGTCGATATGATACCTCTTTTCCAGATGGGAAAAAATTCAAACTTAAAGATGACACCAAAATAGTTTGGGGGGGGAACAATGATGAG GTGCCaaggtctgtctgcagagaACCGTGCCCACCAGGGACTCGCAAGGCCATAAACAAGCGTAAGCCTGTGTGCTGCTTCGACTGCTTTAAATGCCCAGAGGGAACAATAAGTAATCAGACAA ATTCTCCAGACTGTTTGATCTGTCCGCCTGAATTTTGGCCAAATGAAAAGAGAGATCAGTGTCTTCCAAAACCTACTGAATACCTTTCCTACAAAGAGATCATGGGGGCAATTTTGACTGGATTTAGCTGTGTTGGtgtatttttatctcttttaacATCAATAATTTTTTTGACTCATAAAGAAACTCCAATTGTAAAAGCCAACAACTCTGAGCTGAGCTTCTTGCTGCTCTTCTCATTAAAATTGTGTTTCCTATGTTCTCTGACCTTCATAGGTCGGCCCACTGAGTGGTCCTGCATGCTGCGCCACACAGCATTCGGGATCATCTTTGTCCTTTGTATTTCCTGTGTTCTTGGTAAAACTGTAGTAGTGTTAATGGCCTTCAGAGCAACGCTTCCTGGCAGTAATGTCATGAAATGGTTTGGGCCTCTTCAGCAGAGGTTCAGTGTTCTGATTTTCACTCTCATTCAGGTTCTGATTTGTATACTTTGGTTAAGTACCAACCCTCCATTCCCAAAGATGAATATGAAGTACTACAAAGAAAAGATCATCTTAGAGTGTGCGCTGGGGTCAGCTGTTGGATTCTGGGCTGTGTTGGGTTATATAGGAATTCTTGCTCTCTTGTGTTTTATACTTGCTTTTCTTGCTAGGAAGCTGCCAGACAGCTTTAATGAAGCCAAATTGATCACCTTCAGCATGCTGATATTCTGTGCTGTCTGGATCACATTTATCCCAGCGTATGTCAGTTCTCCTGGGAAGTTCACTGTAGCTGTAGAGATATTTGCAATTCTGTCCTCCAGTTTTGGTTTACTGATATGTATATTTGTTCCAAAATGCTATATTATTATCTTCAAGCCAGAACGAAACtcaaaaaaacatctgatgGGGAAAATACCACCAAGAACTCTGTAA
- the LOC122984648 gene encoding extracellular calcium-sensing receptor-like: protein MLGGIFSFHSSWKDRQNTYMHKPLPLQCTSLNFRGFQFTQAMLFAIEEINNNTDLLPGISLGYKIYDACGSIARGVRVALALANGNGDASVLSEAPCTRPAQVQAIMGETSSSPCMAIATVIGPFYIPLISHFATCACLSDKVKYPSFLRTIPSDYYQSRALAQLVKHFGWTWVGAIRTNDDYGNNGMATFTETAQQLGICLEYSVSFFRTDPPDKIQRIINIIKASTSKVIVAFLSHMDMDVLIHELSYHNLTGYQWVGTEGWIFDSQTAAMDRHHILDGAIGLSIPKAQVSGMKEFMLDVKPLNTSSNEMFTEFWETLFSCEFKQTKSSTDNQRECTGNEDLTGVHNSFTDMSLMPIFNNVYKGVYSVAHALHSVLGCNKTCDDKVQLDPLKILQHIRKIEFKTKEGDEVYFNENGDPAAKYEIINWQPTENGLVDFVTVGLHDASLPAVKQLNLENKSLIWAKNSYQVPLSVCSEKCPPGTRKVLQKGKPVCCYDCIRCAEGEFSNSTDSITCVRCHPEFWSNEIRDACVRKDAEFLSYEEIMGALLTAASLFGTCMTAAVAFIFFRYRKTPIVRANNSELSFLLLFSLTLCFLCSLTFIGQPSEWSCMLRHTAFGITFVLCISCVLGKTMVVLMAFRATLPGSNIMKWFGPVQQRLSVLAFTLIQVVICILWLTISPPFPFKNFKEFKDKIILECALGSAVGFWSVIGYIGLLAMLCFFLAFLARKLPDNFNEAKYITFSMLIFCAVWITFIPAYVSSPGKFSVAVEIFAILASSFGLLICIFIPKCYIILLKPEKNTKKNMMGKGAPKSF from the exons ATGTTGGGGGGAATCTTTTCTTTCCACAGCAGttggaaagacagacagaatacCTACATGCACAAACCACTGCCACTGCAGTGCACCAG TTTGAATTTCAGAGGATTCCAGTTCACTCAGGCTATGCTCTTTGCCATAGAAGAAATTAACAACAACACAGACCTTTTGCCTGGCATCTCGCTGGGCTATAAGATCTATGATGCCTGTGGCTCAATTGCTAGAGGGGTGAGGGTTGCACTGGCCTTGGCTAATGGTAACGGAGATGCATCTGTACTCTCAGAGGCACCTTGTACCAGACCTGCCCAAGTGCAGGCCATTATGGGAGAGACCTCTTCATCTCCTTGCATGGCTATAGCCACTGTCATCGGACCCTTTTATATCCCACTG ATCAGTCATTTTGCCACCTGTGCTTGTCTCAGTGATAAAGTCAAGTACCCATCTTTCCTAAGAACAATACCCAGTGATTACTACCAGAGCAGAGCCCTGGCCCAGCTGGTCAAGCACTTTGGTTGGACTTGGGTAGGAGCAATTAGAACAAATGATGATTATGGCAATAATGGCATGGCCACTTTCACAGAAACTGCCCAGCAGCTGGGCATCTGTCTGGAGTACTCTGTATCCTTCTTTAGAACAGATCCACCAGACAAAATACAAAGAATAATTAACATTATCAAGGCCTCCACTTCCAAGGTGattgttgcttttctctctcacatgGATATGGATGTACTGATACATGAATTGTCCTACCATAACTTGACTGGGTACCAGTGGGTTGGTACAGAGGGCTGGATCTTTGATTCCCAAACAGCAGCTATGGATAGGCATCACATTCTGGATGGTGCCATAGGCCTGTCCATCCCTAAAGCACAAGTCAGCGGCATGAAAGAGTTCATGTTGGATGTGAAGCCACTCAATACATCTAGTAATGAAATGTTTACAGAGTTCTGGGAGACGTTATTTAGCTGTGAGTTCAAACAGACAAAGTCATCAACAGATAATCAGAGAGAATGTACTGGAAATGAAGATCTGACTGGAGTGCACAACAGTTTCACTGATATGTCACTTATGCCTATTTTTAACAACGTCTATAAAGGAGTGTATTCTGTGGCTCATGCACTCCATAGTGTTCTTGGCTGTAACAAAACATGTGATGACAAGGTGCAGCTAGATCCATTAAAG ATTTTACAGCACATAAGAAAGATTGAATTCAAAACTAAGGAAGGAGATGAGGTTTACTTCAATGAGAATGGAGACCCAGCGGCAAAGTATGAAATTATAAACTGGCAACCAACAGAAAATGGCCTTGTGGACTTTGTGACAGTTGGTCTTCATGATGCATCTTTACCTGCAGTCAAACAGTTAAATCTGGAAAATAAGTCTTTAATTTGGGCAAAGAACTCATACCAG GTGCCTTTGTCAGTTTGCAGTGAGAAGTGTCCCCCAGGAACACGCAAAGTTCTCCAGAAAGGAAAGCCTGTCTGCTGCTATGACTGTATAAGGTGTGCAGAGGGAGAATTCAGCAACAGTACAG attCTATCACCTGTGTGCGTTGTCACCCTGAATTCTGGTCAAATGAGATAAGAGATGCCTGTGTGAGGAAAGACGCAGAGTTTCTGTCATATGAAGAGATTATGGGAGCGCTGCTCACTGCGGCGTCCTTATTTGGAACATGCATGACTGCTGCTGTGGCGTTCATTTTCTTCAGATACAGGAAAACTCCCATTGTCAGAGCCAACAACTCTGAGCTGAGCTTCCTGCTGCTCTTCTCCTTGActctgtgtttcctgtgttcTCTGACCTTCATAGGTCAGCCGTCTGAGTGGTCCTGCATGCTGCGCCACACAGCGTTCGGCATCACCTTTGTGCTCTGCATCTCTTGTGTTCTTGGGAAAACAATGGTAGTGTTAATGGCCTTCAGGGCTACGCTCCCTGGCAGTAATATTATGAAATGGTTTGGGCCTGTACAGCAGAGACTCAGTGTTCTGGCTTTCACTCTCATACAGGTTGTCATATGTATCCTCTGGTTAACaatttctcctccttttccttttaagaattttaaagaatttaaagataaaatcatCTTAGAGTGTGCTCTGGGTTCAGCTGTAGGCTTTTGGTCTGTGATCGGCTATATAGGACTTCTGGCCATGTTAtgtttctttcttgcttttctGGCACGGAAACTACCTGATAATTTTAACGAGGCCAAATATATCACTTTCAGCATGCTGATATTTTGTGCGGTCTGGATCACCTTCATCCCAGCTTATGTCAGCTCTCCTGGGAAGTTCAGTGTTGCTGTGGAGATATTTGCTATACTGGCCTCCAGTTTTGGATTGctcatttgtatatttatcCCAAAATGTTACATAATTTTACTGAAACCAGAGAAGAACACAAAAAAGAATATGATGGGTAAAGGTGCACCAAAATCATTCTAA
- the LOC122984647 gene encoding extracellular calcium-sensing receptor-like, whose amino-acid sequence MSLFWLLLFVLLMGKGESVCKLQGSAHPPELAQHGDLVLGGIFSFRTGQDYVVNTFQTIPELRKCKNFNFREFKFAQAMIFAINEINENPDMLSNVKLGYKIYDACGTMDIQRAALALVSGLKREISDDNCTESETVQAILGHSGSRPTIAFAPVVGSFHIPVISHFATCACLSNRKEYPTFFRTIPSDFYQSRALAKLVKHLGWTWIGAIAVDNEYGFNGITAFIQAAQEYGVCVEYSEAFSSSDPPDSLQRIIEIIKHATSKVIMAFMSHREIKLLARELYRQNITGLHMVGSDAWITDHSLTDSEGHSILVGSLGFTVSRAQIPGLEEHLRQLHPSQFPDSQFVKDFWENTFDCSLNQIANTQRKPCSGFESLQNVESQFTDVSELRFTNNVYKSVYSVGHALDNLFKCEEGKGPFSNWSCADTKNIQPWQVLQYLSTVNFTTQEGERVYFDSNGDSPARYELVNLQMTNKGTMEGVTIGIYDASLPESHQFIMNNIPVVWGNGMTEVPASVCSDSCRPGTRKVLQKGRPICCYECILCPAGEISNFTDSIHCMKCLPEYWSNKHRDACIPKEIEFLTYEEILGTLLAIFSLLGVFLTMITTLVFYCHRETPLVRANNSELSFLLLFSLTLCFLCSMTFIGRPSEWSCMLRHTAFGITFVLCISCVLGKTVVVLMAFKATLPGTHVMKWFGPTQQRLSVLVFTFIQVLICILWLTINPPFPFKNLLLYNDRIILECHLGSAVGFWAVLGYIGLLAILCFVIAFLARKLPDNFNEAKFITFSMLIFCAVWITFIPAYVSSPGKFSVAVEIFAILASSYGLLICIFLPKCFIILFRPEQNTKKHIMGKTSNNDIRY is encoded by the exons ATGTCATTGTTCTGGCTGCTCCTCTTTGTTCTGCTAATGGGGAAGGGAGAGTCTGTGTGCAAGCTGCAAGGCTCAGCACACCCACCTGAACTGGCCCAGCATGGCGACCTTGTTCTCGGTGGCATTTTTTCATTCCGCACAGGGCAGGATTATGTAGTTAACACATTTCAGACAATCCCAGAACTACGAAAGTGTAAGAA CTTCAATTTTAGAGAATTCAAATTTGCTCAAGCAATGATATTTGCTATAAATGAGATCAACGAGAATCCTGACATGCTATCTAATGTCAAACTTGGCTACAAGATCTATGATGCCTGTGGAACAATGGACATACAGAGAGCTGCACTAGCACTGGTGAGTGGACTAAAGAGAGAAATCAGTGACGACAACTGCACTGAAAGTGAGACAGTGCAAGCTATCTTGGGACATTCAGGATCAAGACCAACTATTGCATTTGCACCAGTTGTTGGAAGTTTTCACATACCTGTG ATCAGCCATTTTGCCACTTGTGCCTGTCTGAGCAACAGAAAAGAGTATCCGACTTTTTTCAGAACTATTCCCAGTGACTTCTACCAGAGCAGAGCCCTGGCAAAGCTAGTCAAGCACCTTGGTTGGACCTGGATAGGAGCTATAGCTGTGGATAACGAATATGGTTTCAATGGCATAACTGCATTTATCCAAGCCGCACAAGAATATGGAGTATGCGTTGAGTATTCTGAGGCATTTTCATCATCAGATCCACCTGATAGTCTACAGAGAATTATAGAGATCATTAAGCATGCCACCTCTAAAGTGATTATGGCTTTTATGTCTCATCGAGAAATCAAGTTGCTGGCAAGAGAGTTGTACAGACAGAACATTACAGGACTGCACATGGTTGGCAGTGACGCCTGGATCACAGATCACTCTCTGACTGACAGTGAGGGACACAGCATCCTGGTGGGATCGCTAGGCTTTACTGTCAGCAGAGCTCAGATCCCTGGGTTAGAGGAGCACCTGAGGCAGCTCCACCCTTCACAGTTCCCTGACAGTCAGTTTGTCAAAGATTTCTGGGAAAACACGTTTGATTGCTCCTTGAACCAAattgcaaacacacaaagaaagccatGCAGTGGCTTTGAGAGCTTGCAAAATGTTGAATCACAATTCACTGATGTGTCTGAGCTGAGATTCACTAATAATGTCTACAAGTCAGTATACTCAGTGGGCCATGCGCTTGACAACCTGTTCAAATGTGAAGAGGGAAAAGGGCCCTTTTCCAATTGGAGCTGTGCTGATACCAAAAACATTCAGCCATGGCAG GTCCTGCAATATCTCAGCACTGTGAATTTCACCACCCAGGAAGGGGAAAGAGTTTATTTTGACAGCAATGGAGACTCACCAGCAAGATATGAACTAGTAAATTTACAAATGACAAACAAAGGAACCATGGAAGGAGTGACAATTGGCATCTATGATGCTTCTCTGCCAGAGAGCCATCAGTTTATCATGAATAACATCCCAGTTGTCTGGGGTAATGGGATGACTGAG GTGCCTGCATCAGTCTGCAGTGACAGCTGTCGCCCAGGAACTCGAAAGGTCCTCCAGAAAGGAAGGCCAATATGCTGTTATGAATGCATACTGTGTCCAGCAGGTGAGATCAGTAATTTTACAG ATTCAATACACTGTATGAAATGCCTGCCAGAGTACTGGTCCAACAAGCACAGAGATGCCTGCATCCCCAAAGAAATAGAGTTTTTGACGTATGAAGAAATCCTGGGAACTCTGTTAGCCATATTCTCCTTGCTGGGAGTTTTTCTGACTATGATCACTACATTAGTCTTTTACTGCCACAGAGAAACCCCGCTAGTACGAGCCAACAACTCTGAGCTGAGCTTCCTGCTGCTCTTCTCCTTGActctgtgtttcctgtgttcTATGACCTTCATAGGTCGGCCCTCTGAGTGGTCCTGCATGCTGCGCCACACAGCATTCGGCATCACCTTTGTGTTGTGTATCTCTTGTGTTCTTGGGAAAACAGTAGTGGTGTTAATGGCCTTTAAAGCTACACTTCCAGGTACTCATGTGATGAAATGGTTTGGGCCTACACAGCAGAGACTCAGTGTTCTGGTGTTCACTTTCATACAAGTTTTGATTTGCATACTTTGGCTAACAATCAACCCTCCTTTTCCTTTCAAGAATTTGTTGCTCTACAATGACAGAATCATCTTAGAATGTCACCTTGGCTCAGCGGTGGGTTTCTGGGCTGTCCTGGGATATATAGGACTACTGgctattttatgttttgtgattGCTTTTTTGGCACGAAAGTTGCCGGATAATTTCAATGAAGCTAAATTCATCACCTTCAGCATGTTGATATTCTGTGCAGTCTGGATCACCTTTATCCCAGCATATGTCAGCTCTCCTGGGAAGTTCAGTGTTGCTGTGGAGATATTTGCCATTCTAGCCTCCAGTTATGGACTTCTGATCTGCATTTTTCTGCCAAAATGTTTCATAATTTTGTTTAGGCCTGAACAGAATACTAAGAAACACATAATGGGAAAGACATCCAATAATGATATACGTTATTAA
- the LOC122984267 gene encoding extracellular calcium-sensing receptor-like produces MDWITIILLTLLATTKSEKQTCKVIGQTGFMEFSKEGDLIIGGVFSMTSTRTLIDNDFQAIPYAYCKKWNDRELKFARTLIFTVEEINRDTKLLPGVSLGYRLYNGCGSENLIRAAVEAVNGEDSKGCKGQIQALLGHSSSGISEDINNILSPLSIPQVSYLSTCACLSDKKLYPTFFRTVPSDRFQVIGLVQLMKYFDWRWVGIIYSVAMYSEEGTAEFVEEAIKEGICVEYRLPYTKTSEKKINTIVEAVRQSSSKIVLLFMSLSYTKSILSKMENYNITGKQWIGTESWITQQDLASVKRKSILQGAMGFALPLASIPGLSEFLLDLKPSDEPQSAIIKSFWEKFFDCSFSPSNTSTLCTGTEDLKTVSSDYTDVTNFRAENNVYKAVYLVAYALQALLQCKAGSNPTTGKPCVSKNEVQPKLVLEHIRYVNFTTQNGAKVSFDENGDSVAQYDLVNWQMKEDGSVEIVNVGRYDTSFPDGKKFKLKDDTKIVWGGDSDEVPRSVCREPCPPGTRKAINKRKPVCCFDCFKCPEGTISNQTNSPDCLICPPEFWPNEKRDQCLPKPTEYLSYKEIMGAILTGFSCVGVFLSLLTSIIFLTHKETPIVKANNSELSFLLLFSLKLCFLCSLTFIGRPTEWSCMLRHTAFGITFVLCISCVLGKTIVVLIAFRATLPGSNVMKWFGPLQQRLSVLIFTLIQVLICILWLSTNPPFPKMNMRYYKEKIILECALGSAVGFWAVLGYIGILALLCFILAFLARKLPDSFNEAKLITFSMLIFCAVWITFIPAYVSSPGKLTVAVEIFAILSSSFGLLICIFVPKCYIIIFRPERNSKKHLMGRIPPRTL; encoded by the exons ATGGATTGGATCACTATCATCTTACTCACTCTGCTGGCAACAACAAagtcagagaaacaaacatgcaaagtgATTGGGCAGACAGGGTTCATGGAATTTTCTAAAGAAGGTGATCTTATTATAGGAGGAGTTTTCTCTATGACTAGTACACGTACACTGATAGATAATGACTTCCAGGCAATTCCATATGCATACTGCAAAAA GTGGAATGACAGGGAATTGAAGTTTGCCCGGACACTGATTTTCACGGTGGAGGAGATCAACAGAGATACTAAGCTCCTTCCAGGAGTGAGTCTGGGCTACAGGCTCTACAATGGCTGTGGGAGTGAAAACCTGATACGAGCAGCTGTTGAGGCTGTAAATGGAGAGGATTCAAAGGGCTGCAAGGGTCAGATCCAGGCTCTTTTAGGCCATTCATCCTCTGGAATAAGTGAAGACATAAACAACATACTAAGCCCGCTATCCATTCCACAG gTAAGCTACCTTTCAACCTGTGCTTGTCTGAGTGACAAGAAACTTTACCCCACCTTCTTCAGAACTGTGCCGAGTGACCGTTTCCAAGTCATAGGCCTGGTGCAGcttatgaaatattttgactGGCGCTGGGTGGGGATTATTTATTCAGTGGCCATGTATTCAGAGGAGGGTACAGCTGAATTTGTAGAGGAAGCAATTAAAGAGGGAATATGTGTTGAATACAGATTGCCTTACACAAAGACATCTGAAAAGAAGATTAATACTATTGTGGAGGCAGTAAGGCAATCCTCTTCAAAAATAGTCCTGTTGTTCATGTCCTTGTCTTACACCAAATCAATCTTGTCAAAAATGGAGAATTATAACATAACTGGAAAGCAGTGGATAGGCACTGAGTCTTGGATCACACAACAAGACCTGGCTTCTGTCAAGAGAAAGAGCATTTTACAGGGAGCGATGGGCTTTGCCCTCCCCCTGGCATCCATTCCAGGTCTCAGTGAATTCTTACTCGACTTGAAACCATCTGATGAACCACAGAGTGCAATAATTAAATCTTTCTGGGAGAAGTTTTTTGATTGCAGCTTCTCTCCATCAAACACCTCTACTCTGTGTACTGGCACAGAAGATCTGAAGACAGTTTCTAGTGACTACACAGATGTGACAAATTTCAGGGCTGAGAATAATGTGTACAAAGCTGTGTACTTAGTGGCATATGCCCTTCAAGCGCTACTGCAATGTAAAGCTGGCTCAAATCCCACCACAGGAAAGCCCTGTGTGAGCAAGAATGAAGTTCAGCCTAAGCTA GTGTTGGAACACATTCGGTATGTGaatttcacaacacaaaatggAGCCAAAGTGTCCTTTGATGAAAATGGAGACTCAGTTGCCCAGTATGACTTAGTTAACTGGCAGATGAAAGAAGATGGCTCTGTTGAGATTGTAAATGTTGGTCGATATGATACCTCTTTTCCAGATGGGAAAAAATTCAAACTTAAAGATGACACCAAAATAGTGTGGGGGGGGGACAGTGATGAG GTGCCaaggtctgtctgcagagaACCGTGCCCACCAGGGACTCGCAAGGCCATAAACAAGCGTAAGCCTGTGTGCTGCTTTGACTGCTTTAAATGCCCAGAGGGAACAATAAGTAATCAGACAA ATTCTCCAGACTGTTTGATCTGTCCGCCTGAATTTTGGCCAAATGAAAAGAGAGATCAGTGTCTTCCAAAACCTACTGAATACCTTTCCTACAAAGAGATCATGGGGGCAATTTTGACTGGATTTAGCTGTGTTGGtgtatttttatctcttttaacATCAATAATATTTTTGACTCATAAAGAAACTCCAATTGTAAAAGCCAACAACTCTGAGCTGAGCTTCTTGCTGCTCTTCTCATTAAAattgtgtttcctgtgttctCTGACCTTCATAGGTCGGCCCACTGAGTGGTCCTGCATGCTGCGCCACACAGCATTTGGGATCACGTTTGTCCTTTGTATTTCCTGTGTTCTTGGTAAAACTATAGTAGTGTTAATAGCCTTCAGAGCTACGCTTCCTGGCAGTAATGTCATGAAATGGTTTGGGCCTCTTCAGCAGAGGCTCAGTGTTCTGATTTTCACTCTCATTCAGGTTCTGATTTGTATACTTTGGTTAAGTACCAACCCTCCATTCCCAAAGATGAATATGAGGTACTATAAAGAAAAGATCATCTTAGAGTGTGCGCTGGGGTCAGCTGTTGGATTCTGGGCTGTGTTGGGTTATATAGGAATTCTTGCTCTCTTGTGTTTTATACTTGCTTTTCTTGCTAGGAAGCTGCCAGACAGCTTTAATGAAGCCAAACTGATCACCTTCAGCATGCTGATATTCTGTGCTGTCTGGATCACATTTATCCCAGCGTATGTCAGTTCTCCTGGGAAGCTCACTGTAGCTGTAGAGATATTTGCAATTCTGTCCTCCAGTTTTGGTTTGCTGATATGTATATTTGTTCCAAAGTGCTATATTATTATCTTCAGGCCAGAACGAAACtcaaaaaaacatctgatgGGGAGAATACCACCAAGAACTCTTTAA